One Meriones unguiculatus strain TT.TT164.6M chromosome 5, Bangor_MerUng_6.1, whole genome shotgun sequence DNA segment encodes these proteins:
- the Cfap100 gene encoding cilia- and flagella-associated protein 100: MMPKTQFSKFPVKTVHDKGNLEFPNSSESSFIEDKKKHPKKTKGHVTISDPSSNPFHISGDVDFFLLREQECNKAMEERQQKKIMRVHQKMTYSSKVSAKQTSLFRELQLEEEMEDVDLIAEIQQLNNFRNNTVWKLAMTLGAAEKNIETETLNAYLKRKRTMFLLQYALEMKRNEIQRLEMLAIREENRLKRADKALEKDAALFDEFLRENDRNSVQAMRLAEKESKDKMEKIIEIRNVTTQIMNIKSEISKFEDTLKHYKVYKDFLYKLSPQEWLDGKKRPTLKKSKEPIECIKETSTVTLPGEKGLNTRSKTALPWKDVQNVKTSKPARTLNTSTSTQSLPKVGQRSQASLFSELDSKLSSTMAPPQDDTDSDGEELALYFTEPQQLLNVFMKLEEQNLSLIQNTQEMEETLDDLKHTLKNTQIRMDREVELLKQWINTIMVSISKEEETAAELELKARVFHFGEYMGDQQDKVLESLNHKVLDVYRNCVGMQQEASLGTVQMLAVVEHQLNELLENLERVSPAKIEQAEKAKERERRVRLREEKLKVQRQLQEERLQRARARAQAEIKKKRGRRLLCRSHPPIIRIKEKQENMLMDKDKEELLYFFT, from the exons AAGGCAATCTGGAGTTCCCAAACAGCAGCGAATCTTCCTTCATTGAAGACAAAAAGAAGCATCCAAAGAAAACCAAAG GGCATGTGACCATCTCTGACCCCTCAAGTAACCCTTTCCACATATCAGGGGATGTGGACTTCTTCTTGCTCAGAGAGCAGGAGTGCAATAAAGCTATGGAA GAGCGCCAACAGAAGAAGATTATGAGAGTGCACCAGAAGATGACCTACTCATCCAAGGTGTCTGCCAAGCAGACTAGCCTGTTCCGGGAGCTACAGCtagaagaggagatggaggacgTGGACCTGATTGCTGAGATCCAGCAGCTCAACAACTTCCGCAACAACACTGTCTGGAAGCTGGCCATGACCCTCGGAG CTGCAGAAAAGAATATAGAGACTGAAACACTGAATGCCTACTTGAAGCGGAAGCGAACAATGTTTCTCCTTCAG TATGCCCTGGAAATGAAGCGTAATGAAATCCAACGGCTAGAAATGCTGGCGATCCGGGAGGAGAACAGGCTGAAGAGGGCTGATAAGGCCCTGGAGAAGGACGCAGCCTTGTTTGATGAGTTCCTCAGGGAGAATGACCGCAACTCAGTGCAGGCCATGAGACT GGCCGAGAAAGAGTCCAAGGACAAGATGGAGAAGATCATTGAGATCCGGAACGTCACAACTCAGATCATGAACATCAAAAG CGAAATCTCTAAATTTGAAGACACTCTGAAACATTACAAGGTCTACAAGGACTTCCTGTACAAGCTGTCACCCCAGGAGTGGTTGGATGGGAAGAAGCGCCCGACTCTCAAAAAGTCCAAGGAACCTATAGAGTGCATCAAGGAGACCAGTACAGTCACCTTACCAGGAGAAAAAG GGCTTAACACCAGAAGCAAGACAGCCTTGCCATGGAAAG ATGTTCAGAATGtgaagacctcaaagcctgcacGGACCCTGAATACCTCAACCAGCACTCAGAGCCTTCCAAAGGTCGGTCAGCGTAGTCAGGCCAGCCTGTTCAGCGAGCTGGACTCCAAACT GTCAAGCACAATGGCACCACCACAAGACGACACAGACAGCGATGGGGAG GAGCTGGCACTGTACTTCACTGAACCCCAGCAGCTCTTGAACGTCTTCATGAAGTTAGAGGAACAGAACCTGTCGTTGATTCAGAACACGCAGGAGATGGAGGAGACCTTGGATGACCTGAAGCACACACTGAAAAACACCCAGATCCGCAT GGACAGGGAGGTCGAACTGCTGAAGCAGTGGATCAACACTATAATGGTATCAATCTCCAAGGAAGAGGAGACAGCAGCAGAGCTGGAGCTCAAAGCCCGTGTCTTCCACTTCGGGGAGTATATGGGAGACCAGCAG GACAAGGTGCTGGAGAGCCTGAACCACAAGGTGCTGGACGTGTACCGGAATTGTGTGGGCATGCagcaggaggccagcctgggcacagTGCAGATGCTCGCTGTGGTGGAGCACCAGCTGAACGAGCTGCTGGAAAATTTGGAGCGGGTGTCCCCGGCCAAGATCGAGCAGGCTGAGAAGGCCAAAGAGAGGGAGAGGCGCGTAAG GCTTCGTGAAGAGAAGCTCAAGGTGCAGAGGCAGTTGCAGGAGGAACGTCTGCAGCGGGCTCGAGCCAGGGCCCaggctgaaataaaaaagaag